One genomic region from Bufo bufo chromosome 3, aBufBuf1.1, whole genome shotgun sequence encodes:
- the CLDN34 gene encoding claudin-34 has product MPYLVHTANLQLAGFAISTLGWILSFISTGLVQWRVWHVTNTTYITSGIAWIGIWRTCFFSHVLVSPNLEIMYCQPFSVTDSFVPREIFVAQGLMLVAIILGAAGKAVCVIGLKNVLQSTSDISVIPQWFTAGGILILLSSISVMIPVAWNMHSVVSNFSIVFPSTFVMPSSPEKQEVGAAISVGIVSAILLFTSGIFFLSYRLPKDFNNRVFPINDEDSIFSDSVSLGSGFMFNSRSVLSLKHYLNATLKCDGIKNDAFIWEIDDKL; this is encoded by the coding sequence ATGCCCTACCTGGTCCACACAGCAAATCTTCAACTTGCAGGATTTGCTATTTCGACTTTGGGCTGGATTTTGAGTTTCATTTCCACAGGACTTGTACAGTGGAGAGTGTGGCATGTAACTAACACCACCTACATAACTTCTGGCATTGCTTGGATTGGTATCTGGAGGACTTGCTTTTTCAGTCACGTTTTGGTGTCCCCAAACCTAGAAATCATGTACTGTCAACCTTTTAGTGTGACTGACTCCTTCGTACCACGAGAAATATTTGTGGCACAAGGACTCATGTTAGTGGCTATTATTCTTGGAGCAGCTGGGAAAGCGGTATGTGTCATTGGACTAAAAAATGTCCTTCAAAGTACAAGTGATATATCAGTAATTCCTCAATGGTTTACAGCAGGCGGGATCCTAATCCTACTTTCCAGCATTTCCGTTATGATTCCTGTGGCCTGGAACATGCACTCAGTAGTCAGTAATTTCAGCATAGTCTTTCCAAGTACATTTGTCATGCCGTCCAGTCCTGAGAAGCAGGAAGTTGGAGCCGCCATCTCTGTGGGGATTGTCTCTGCCATTTTACTTTTTACAAGTGGGATTTTTTTCCTTAGTTATAGGTTACCTAAGGATTTTAATAACAGAGTATTTCCTATAAATGATGAGGATTCGATATTCTCGGACAGTGTAAGCCTGGGCTCAGGATTCATGTTTAACTCCAGGAGCGTTCTATCATTGAAACATTATTTAAATGCAACACTAAAGTGTGATGGAATTAAAAATGATGCCTTTATCTGGGAGATAGATGACAAGCTATAA